Proteins encoded in a region of the Populus alba chromosome 13, ASM523922v2, whole genome shotgun sequence genome:
- the LOC118050349 gene encoding large ribosomal subunit protein mL43 — MAWKGMWQLKKLVVSYCDWGGSSRGIRAFIESNLPAFKDSNPQLEVLTELSRGQHPCLKAFYKNKNERVVCVKNLASEDVLLHATRLRNALGRKVKKLPTRHVTKHPSVQGTWTTDVRF, encoded by the exons ATGGCTTGGAAAGGTATGTGGCAGCTGAAAAAGCTGGTTGTGAGCTACTGTGACTGGGGAGGAAGTAGTAGGGGTATCAG GGCCTTCATAGAGTCAAACCTGCCAGCATTTAAGGATAGCAATCCACAACTAGAGGTGCTCACTGAACTTTCTCGCGGTCAGCATCCATGTTTGAAGGCTTTTTACA AGAACAAAAATGAGAGGGTGGTATGTGTGAAGAATTTGGCATCAGAAGACGTCCTTCTTCATGCTACCAGGCTAAGGAATGCGTTGggaagaaaagtgaaaaaactgCCAACAAGGCATGTGACCAAACACCCTAGCGTACAGGGTACATGGACGACTGATGTTAGATTTTGA